The DNA sequence TGCCGCGGTCCGCGCAGTACGCGTCCACGGCCGCACGGTCCCCGGTGCCGAACGCCGCCGCGAGACTGATGCCGGTGAGGTCGGTGTAGTTGCGGTCGAGCAGCCACCCCTCGCTCCCGAACCGCTCCACGAGGTCGGCGGGCAGCGCCTCCAGCACCTCCTGGGAGTCCGCCACGGCCGTCACGCCGCCGGAGGACGGCGCCGTCAGACAGGCGAACATCAGGGTGCCCGGCACCTCGCGGGCGTAGCTCAGCTCGTGGTGCATGCACATCGGCTGCTCGGCGGGCCACTCGGACGACGAGTAGACGCCGTCCGCGAGGACGCTCCGCGCCGCGAAGCCCTCCCGCTCGGTCATCACCTCGTGCAGCAGCTCCCGGCTGATCCGACCGACCGTCTCCGCGTCCCGCAGGCCCAGGCCGCGGACCAGCAGGGCGCCGTGCTGGGCGACGGTCGCGTGCAGCCGCGCGCGGTGCTCGGCGGCCCAGGCGACGGGGTCGGACGGCGCGTCGGCGCCGAGGTCGAGCACGGCGGGCCGTCCCTCGGTCCTGACCACGTCGAACGGGGCGTCGGCGGCGGGCCTCGGCGTCGGTGCCATGGTGTGCTCGGATCCTTCGTCTCGCTGGTCGTCCCGGGGGGCGGACGGGGCCGTGGCATCGGCTTCCGGGGAGGGGGAGGCGGGCGCGGCGGAGCGGTCCTCCGCCGTGCCAAGGAGGGCGGCCAGAGCGGCGAGCGTGGGGTGCTCGCGCACGTCCCGCAGGGTGAAGGCCCGCTCGGCCTTCACGACGAGCCGGATCGCCGAGAGGGAGGTCCCGCCCAGGGCGAAGAAGTCGCTCTCGCGGCCGATCCTCTCGACGGGCACCCGCAGCACCTCGGCCCACGCCTCGGCCATCCGGCGTTCCTCGTCGGTGCGCGGCGCGTCCTGGGTCTCCTGCTCGGCGGACGCGAGGAGCTCCTGGGCGAGCGCCCGCAGGGCCCGCTTGTCGGTCTTGCCGTTCGACGTCAGCGGCAGCGCGTCCAGAAGCACGACCCTGCGCGGCACCATGTACACCGGAAGGCTCTGCGCCAGCCCGTCGAGCAGCTCTTCGGAGGGCAGCTCGGAGCCGGTCCGGAAGCCGACGAGCTCACGGTCCCCTTCGCCGTTGTCGACGACCACGACGGCGCCGTCCCGGACTCCGGGAAGCCGCAGCAACTGGTTCTCGATCTCACCGATCTCGATGCGGAAGCCCCGGATCTTGATCTGCGCGTCACGTCGGCCGAGGAACTCGAGCGAGCCGTCCGGCAGCCAGCGCCCGAAGTCACCCGAGCGGTACAGCCGATGGCCCGGGCGGTGCGGGTCCTCGCCGAACGCCTGCTCCGTACGCACGGGATCGTTGACGTAGCCGCGACCCACGCACACCCCGGAGAAGACGATCTCACCGGGGGCGCCGAGGGGGACCGGGCGCAGGTCGTCGTCGACTACGTAGACCGTCACGTTGCGCACCGGCGGCCCGAGCGGCACGGAGTCGCGCTCGGGGACCGCGGTCAGCACCGCGTGGTTGGTGTCGTCCGACGTCTCGGTGAGCCCGTACGCGTTCACCAGGGCGATGGCGGGGAACCGTGCGAACCAGCGCACGGTCAGTTCCTTCTTGAGCGCCTCGCCCGTGACCGACACACAGCGCAGCCGGGACAGCCGCCCGGGAGCGTCCTCGAGCCGGGACAGCAGGACCTCCAGATACGACGGCACGATCTGGAGCACGGTGACCCCGCCCCGCTCCACCGTCTCCAGGAAGCGGTCGACGTCGAGGATGGCGTCCTGCTCGACGATCAGGGTGCGTCCGCCGACCACGAGCGCGGAGACGAGCTGCCACAGGGAGATGTCGAAGGACTGCGGCGCGGTCTGCGCCACGACCTGCCCCTCGTCGATGCCCAGGTCGTCGATCTTCGCGTACAGGTGGTTGACGAACCCCTCGTGCTCGCACATGGCCCCCTTGGGTTCGCCGGTGGAGCCCGAGGTGAAGTACAGGTAGGCCAGTTGGCCGGGGGCGACCTGGACCCCGGGGTTGTGCTCGGAGCGGCCTTCGGCGAGGGCGGCGGCGACGGTCAGCACGTCCAGGTCCGCGGCGGCGGCCCGCGCCAGCTGCCCGGAGCCGCCCTCCTCGGTCAGGGCGAGGCGGCAGCCGCTGCGCTCCAGCATCCGGGCCATCCGCTCCGCCGGGAGGCCCGGCTCGACGGGCAGGTAGGCGGCTCCGGCCTTGAAGATGCCGATCACCGCTGCCTGCCAGTCGAGGTGACGCTCGGTCACGACGGCCACGACCGCTTCCGGGCCGAGGTCCCTGGCGAGCAGCGCGTGCGCGATGCGGTTGGCCTTCGCGTTCAGCTCGCCATAGGTGTGGCTTTCGCTCCCGTGCACGGCGGCGATGTCGTCCGGCCGCAGCGCCGCCTGTTCCTCGAACAGTTCGTGGAAGCGGCGGTCGGGCAGTTCGCGCGCGGGCCCGGCCATGTCGTGGAGCTGGCGGCGGAGCTCGTCGTCGGAGAGCAGGACGCGGCTGCGGCACGGCGCGTCGGGCGCGGCGGCCATGTGCTCCCAGGCCGTCACGTAGTACCCCGCGATGCGCTCGGCCGCCTCGGCGTCCAGGACGTCGAGGCGGTAGCGCAGACGCAGCGTCGGCCCTTCGGGGCCGTTCCGCAGGGCGACGGTCAGGGCGGCGTCGGGGCTCTGGTGCGGCTGCCCGGGGCCGAGGTCGAGGACGGTCTCGAAGGCGCCGCCCGCGGTGTCCTGCGCGGCGCGTGCGGCCGTGGTCAGGAGCTTCCGCCAGCTTCCGTCGTCCAGGGTGAGCGTGCATGCCCGGACATCGACCGGTGCGGCGGCGGAGGTCGGGGCGACGTACCCCGTCACGAAGGCCTGTTCACCGCTGAGCGCGCCGAGGACCGCGGTGTGCGCGGCGAGCGCCGCCGCCTCCCAGGGCGCGGCGGAACGGCGGGCCAGGAGGCGGACGCGAGCGGCCAGGCGCACGGGGACCGTCCGGGTCAGCTCCGCGTGTCCGGGTCGGGCACTGGTCGGCGGCACCCAACGAGGTATCAGCCGCTGCGGTGCTCCAGTGATCGTCATCGCTCTCTCCTGTGGGGCCGGAAGCCGAGGGGAGGGGTGAACGGCGCATCGAAATCCGGTTGACGGAAAGCAGCTTGACGCCCCGTGGAACGGCTACGAATGTCGGGCCCGTGCCCGATCCCCCTGAACTACTCGTAGTCGAAGACGGTCAAACGTTACCTCACCGGTCTGGACCGTCGGGAGGGTGTTCGCGAGGGCGTTCCGGACCGCATCGAGGATGCCGCCGAGAGCCCGTTCCTGAGGGCGTTCCGCCCTTGCTCGACAGGGAACTGACGGCGCGTCCGGTACGGCTGGACGCGACGGCCAATGAATTTTGTCCAGATCGGGTCTTCATGACAGTGTCGTGAGGGCGCGACCGATGGCGGACGTCAACAGGACGCAGACGTCTT is a window from the Streptomyces spectabilis genome containing:
- a CDS encoding non-ribosomal peptide synthetase, which encodes MTITGAPQRLIPRWVPPTSARPGHAELTRTVPVRLAARVRLLARRSAAPWEAAALAAHTAVLGALSGEQAFVTGYVAPTSAAAPVDVRACTLTLDDGSWRKLLTTAARAAQDTAGGAFETVLDLGPGQPHQSPDAALTVALRNGPEGPTLRLRYRLDVLDAEAAERIAGYYVTAWEHMAAAPDAPCRSRVLLSDDELRRQLHDMAGPARELPDRRFHELFEEQAALRPDDIAAVHGSESHTYGELNAKANRIAHALLARDLGPEAVVAVVTERHLDWQAAVIGIFKAGAAYLPVEPGLPAERMARMLERSGCRLALTEEGGSGQLARAAAADLDVLTVAAALAEGRSEHNPGVQVAPGQLAYLYFTSGSTGEPKGAMCEHEGFVNHLYAKIDDLGIDEGQVVAQTAPQSFDISLWQLVSALVVGGRTLIVEQDAILDVDRFLETVERGGVTVLQIVPSYLEVLLSRLEDAPGRLSRLRCVSVTGEALKKELTVRWFARFPAIALVNAYGLTETSDDTNHAVLTAVPERDSVPLGPPVRNVTVYVVDDDLRPVPLGAPGEIVFSGVCVGRGYVNDPVRTEQAFGEDPHRPGHRLYRSGDFGRWLPDGSLEFLGRRDAQIKIRGFRIEIGEIENQLLRLPGVRDGAVVVVDNGEGDRELVGFRTGSELPSEELLDGLAQSLPVYMVPRRVVLLDALPLTSNGKTDKRALRALAQELLASAEQETQDAPRTDEERRMAEAWAEVLRVPVERIGRESDFFALGGTSLSAIRLVVKAERAFTLRDVREHPTLAALAALLGTAEDRSAAPASPSPEADATAPSAPRDDQRDEGSEHTMAPTPRPAADAPFDVVRTEGRPAVLDLGADAPSDPVAWAAEHRARLHATVAQHGALLVRGLGLRDAETVGRISRELLHEVMTEREGFAARSVLADGVYSSSEWPAEQPMCMHHELSYAREVPGTLMFACLTAPSSGGVTAVADSQEVLEALPADLVERFGSEGWLLDRNYTDLTGISLAAAFGTGDRAAVDAYCADRGIETRWAGDGGLRTRQRSAAVLRHPVSGRRAWFNQVSFLSEWTLDAAIREYLKFEFGDDGLPFNTRYGSGAAIDESTVLAINEVYEKHTLREPWRAGDLMIVDNLRMAHSREPYEGSREVAVVLGDPVALPAFPGAAQS